The following are encoded in a window of Arctopsyche grandis isolate Sample6627 chromosome 2, ASM5162203v2, whole genome shotgun sequence genomic DNA:
- the LOC143922455 gene encoding uncharacterized protein LOC143922455, with product MAKSLRSKSRRRNVKAKREIYNAKAIEQLKKTLGLTKAAQKIRRAEIMKDLTEMTAAIEASNKNSAAKNSDDIIMIENGKGPDEDEGKLKDGQHPVWKSQRKIKALKKVQKLKKKKQKKIAKAKTKGGKNKK from the exons ATGGCGAAGTCTCTACGCAGCAAATCTCGAAGACGTAACGTCAAGGCCAAGAGGGAGATATACAATGCAAAGGCTATCGAACAGTTGAAAAAAACTTTGGGTCTGACAAAGGCAGCGCAGAAAATTCGTCGTGCAGAAATAATGAAAGACTTGACTGAGATGACTGCAGCGATTGAGGCTTCTAATAag AATTCGGCTGCAAAGAATTCGGATGATATTATAATGATAGAAAATGGAAAAGGACCCGACGAAGATGAAGGTAAACTAAAGGATGGACAGCATCCAGTTTGGAAGAGTCAACGGAAAATTAAAGCGTTGAAGAAAGTGCAGAAGCTGAAGAAGAAAAAGCAAAAGAAAATCGCCAAAGCTAAGACAAAGGGCGGAAAGAATAAGAAGTAA
- the mfas gene encoding midline fasciclin isoform X1 — protein MIYKIASLFLLFLFVDIQANSNEDSAGNTPKISRNITPFEDWLFSRLQSGIQSIMETPKFQPQLPALVYAPKADKKKESTTEKNEYPNLENMEEIEVVSTNVQTPKPPITELVDHYLWLNSGNEGLNDMFKIFEDFSKTSHWWKGENVCVEREEDGDMKLVTYPTTAINVQWCEESLTKYECMRRVQTDSESKTLRIRYQCCYGFRRKRSGNCEKIELLPLIEKIKQLNGTEFLIMAQNLGLMLRDRNLTVFLPSNEAFTDFTKNMLESNRLEILYNTARRRRNAGGITIKELMMGHMIEGFVELSQDEIYQSVYNSTLTVNDVLIRTDELPYMVNCAKILSLDNFASNGIIYKIDRVLIPVTKSIMQIIKYRQEFSTLSQVLEKTGLAKSLDGNEIWTMLAPTNKAFDKLQKKHPQMLQKLLKGDACTINILKHHLLSVTICSAALIIDHVNIKNAMGDVITFSRNSSDFGFENKFRVEDVAVSEGDIMATNGVIHAINDLLIPDSAIPISSLLEKKNLTMFLELIRKADMLEEIDNLSNVTFIIPTDNAIKNYLKNDEWNTKIEMLFNANKIKEEDKKELSSFIYHHILPEPLRSCDLENNMMMQPFGKFSPLRVNLYSTSPLLSNYNRGTVDCAKLLHFDNQQCDNILHQVDKPLINSNLTILDWVKSNPKLTTLYKVITGSDIEIILEKRNGITFLAPTNEAFENISIANYELFTKNKYTVNLVMKQYIFEDVMCCAGLHNSPWPLTQTIRALNGHSLRTRKNKIGSSPITSCDHMGINGVIHFTNKLMMPLKLGDGEQGNSNVDVFLYGVNL, from the exons ATGATTTATAAAATAGCATCCCTGTTCTTATTattcctttttgtggatatccaAGCAAACAG CAATGAAGACTCGGCTGGTAATACACCTAAAATCAGTCGAAACATCACTCCGTTTGAAGATTGGCTTTTTAGTCGCCTCCAAAGTGGAATTCAATCAATAATGGAAACACCTAAATTTCAACCTCAACTACCAGCGTTGGTTTACGCACCCAAGGctgataaaaaaaa AGAATCTACCAccgaaaaaaatgaatatccTAATCTGGAAAACATGGAAGAAATCGAAGTGGTatcaacaaatgtacaaacgCCCAAGCCACCCATCACGGAATTGGTTGACCATTATTTGTGGTTGAACTCTGGCAATGAAGGTTTGAACGacatgtttaaaatatttgaagacTTCTCGAAGACGTCTCATTGGTGGAAAgg GGAAAATGTGTGCGTAGAACGTGAAGAAGATGGCGATATGAAACTAGTAACATATCCGACAACTGCAATAAATGTTCAGTGGTGCGAAGAATCACTAACCAAATACGAATGTATGCGAAG GGTTCAAACTGATAGTGAATCGAAAACTTTGAGAATCCGCTACCAATGCTGCTACGGTTTCCGCCGCAAACGATCTGGCAACTGCGAAAAA ATCGAACTTTTAccattaatagaaaaaataaaacaactaaACGGAACTGAATTCCTAATTATGGCACAAAATTTAGGACTAATGTTGAGAGACCGAAACCTAACAGTATTTTTGCCGTCTAATGAAGCATTCACAGACTTCACCAAAAATATGCTGGAAAGT AATCGATtggaaatattatacaataccgCGCGCCGTCGAAGAAACGCTGGAGGTATAACTATAAAAGAACTGATGATGGGACACATGATCGAAGGCTTCGTCGAATTATCCCAAGACGAAATATACCAAAG tGTATACAATTCCACGTTGACGGTTAACGACGTGTTAATAAGGACTGATGAATTGCCTTACATGGTCAACTGTGCAAAAATACTATCATTAGATAACTTTGCCTCTAACGGAATCATATACAAAATCGACAGAGTCTTG atCCCTGTCACAAAATCAATTatgcaaattataaaatatcgtCAAGAATTTTCAACTTTGAGTCAAG TGTTGGAAAAAACGGGTCTTGCTAAAAGCTTAGACGGCAACGAAATATGGACAATGTTAGCCCCGACAAATAAGGCTTtcgataaattacaaaaaaaacatccacAAATGCTGCAAAAACTATTGAAAGGAGACGCATGCACCATTA ACATTTTGAAACATCACTTGCTGTCTGTGACGATCTGTTCAGCTGCCTTAATTATCGACCATGTCAACATTAAAAACGCCATGGGTGATGTGATAACATTTTCTCGGAATTCCAGTGATTTCGGATTCGAAAATAAATTCAGA GTGGAAGATGTTGCTGTTTCCGAAGGGGACATAATGGCAACTAATGGTGTTATTCATGCCATCAATGATTTGCTAATACCCGATAGCG CTATTCCAATCTCGTCCTTGCTGGAGAAGAAAAATTTAACGATGTTCCTCGAACTGATACGCAAAGCTGACATGCTTGAAGAGATCGACAACCTGTCGAATGTGACATTTATAATTCCCACCGACAATGCCATCAAAAACTATTTGAAGAATGACGAATGGAACACCAAAATCGAGATGCTTTTCaacgcaaataaaataaaag AAGAAGACAAGAAGGAATTGAGTTCGTTCATATATCATCACATTCTACCAGAACCGTTGAGGAGTTGCGATCTAGAAAATAATATGATGATGCAACCATTCGGTAAATTTTCACCTCTCAGGGTCAATCTGTACTCAACG AGTCCGCTGCTGTCAAATTACAATCGTGGAACAGTCGACTGCGCCAAACTATTGCATTTCGATAATCAACAATGCGACAACATACTCCACCAGGTGGACAAGCCACTCATCAACAGTAACTTGACCATCTTGGATTGGGTGAAAAGCAATCCCAAGTTGACGACGTTGTATAAG GTCATCACCGGCTCAGACATCGAGATCATCCTGGAAAAAAGAAACGGCATCACCTTCTTAGCACCCACGAACGAAGCATTCGAAAACATATCGATTGCTAACTATGAGCTCTTTACGAAGAACAAATATACGGTCAACTTAGTGATGAAACAATACATATTCGAAG ATGTGATGTGTTGTGCCGGTCTTCACAATTCACCGTGGCCGCTAACACAAACCATACGAGCTCTCAACGGACATTCACTGCGAACCAGGAAGAATAAGATCGGAAGCTCCCCTATAACGTCGTGTGATCATATGGGAATCAACGGCGTCATACATTTCACAAACAAG CTAATGATGCCACTGAAGTTGGGAGACGGGGAACAGGGAAATTCGAATGTTGACGTCTTCCTATATGGTGTCAACCTTTGA
- the mfas gene encoding midline fasciclin isoform X3: MHKTVQTDSESKTLRIRYQCCYGFRRKRSGNCEKIELLPLIEKIKQLNGTEFLIMAQNLGLMLRDRNLTVFLPSNEAFTDFTKNMLESNRLEILYNTARRRRNAGGITIKELMMGHMIEGFVELSQDEIYQSVYNSTLTVNDVLIRTDELPYMVNCAKILSLDNFASNGIIYKIDRVLIPVTKSIMQIIKYRQEFSTLSQVLEKTGLAKSLDGNEIWTMLAPTNKAFDKLQKKHPQMLQKLLKGDACTINILKHHLLSVTICSAALIIDHVNIKNAMGDVITFSRNSSDFGFENKFRVEDVAVSEGDIMATNGVIHAINDLLIPDSAIPISSLLEKKNLTMFLELIRKADMLEEIDNLSNVTFIIPTDNAIKNYLKNDEWNTKIEMLFNANKIKEEDKKELSSFIYHHILPEPLRSCDLENNMMMQPFGKFSPLRVNLYSTSPLLSNYNRGTVDCAKLLHFDNQQCDNILHQVDKPLINSNLTILDWVKSNPKLTTLYKVITGSDIEIILEKRNGITFLAPTNEAFENISIANYELFTKNKYTVNLVMKQYIFEDVMCCAGLHNSPWPLTQTIRALNGHSLRTRKNKIGSSPITSCDHMGINGVIHFTNKLMMPLKLGDGEQGNSNVDVFLYGVNL, translated from the exons atgcacaaaac GGTTCAAACTGATAGTGAATCGAAAACTTTGAGAATCCGCTACCAATGCTGCTACGGTTTCCGCCGCAAACGATCTGGCAACTGCGAAAAA ATCGAACTTTTAccattaatagaaaaaataaaacaactaaACGGAACTGAATTCCTAATTATGGCACAAAATTTAGGACTAATGTTGAGAGACCGAAACCTAACAGTATTTTTGCCGTCTAATGAAGCATTCACAGACTTCACCAAAAATATGCTGGAAAGT AATCGATtggaaatattatacaataccgCGCGCCGTCGAAGAAACGCTGGAGGTATAACTATAAAAGAACTGATGATGGGACACATGATCGAAGGCTTCGTCGAATTATCCCAAGACGAAATATACCAAAG tGTATACAATTCCACGTTGACGGTTAACGACGTGTTAATAAGGACTGATGAATTGCCTTACATGGTCAACTGTGCAAAAATACTATCATTAGATAACTTTGCCTCTAACGGAATCATATACAAAATCGACAGAGTCTTG atCCCTGTCACAAAATCAATTatgcaaattataaaatatcgtCAAGAATTTTCAACTTTGAGTCAAG TGTTGGAAAAAACGGGTCTTGCTAAAAGCTTAGACGGCAACGAAATATGGACAATGTTAGCCCCGACAAATAAGGCTTtcgataaattacaaaaaaaacatccacAAATGCTGCAAAAACTATTGAAAGGAGACGCATGCACCATTA ACATTTTGAAACATCACTTGCTGTCTGTGACGATCTGTTCAGCTGCCTTAATTATCGACCATGTCAACATTAAAAACGCCATGGGTGATGTGATAACATTTTCTCGGAATTCCAGTGATTTCGGATTCGAAAATAAATTCAGA GTGGAAGATGTTGCTGTTTCCGAAGGGGACATAATGGCAACTAATGGTGTTATTCATGCCATCAATGATTTGCTAATACCCGATAGCG CTATTCCAATCTCGTCCTTGCTGGAGAAGAAAAATTTAACGATGTTCCTCGAACTGATACGCAAAGCTGACATGCTTGAAGAGATCGACAACCTGTCGAATGTGACATTTATAATTCCCACCGACAATGCCATCAAAAACTATTTGAAGAATGACGAATGGAACACCAAAATCGAGATGCTTTTCaacgcaaataaaataaaag AAGAAGACAAGAAGGAATTGAGTTCGTTCATATATCATCACATTCTACCAGAACCGTTGAGGAGTTGCGATCTAGAAAATAATATGATGATGCAACCATTCGGTAAATTTTCACCTCTCAGGGTCAATCTGTACTCAACG AGTCCGCTGCTGTCAAATTACAATCGTGGAACAGTCGACTGCGCCAAACTATTGCATTTCGATAATCAACAATGCGACAACATACTCCACCAGGTGGACAAGCCACTCATCAACAGTAACTTGACCATCTTGGATTGGGTGAAAAGCAATCCCAAGTTGACGACGTTGTATAAG GTCATCACCGGCTCAGACATCGAGATCATCCTGGAAAAAAGAAACGGCATCACCTTCTTAGCACCCACGAACGAAGCATTCGAAAACATATCGATTGCTAACTATGAGCTCTTTACGAAGAACAAATATACGGTCAACTTAGTGATGAAACAATACATATTCGAAG ATGTGATGTGTTGTGCCGGTCTTCACAATTCACCGTGGCCGCTAACACAAACCATACGAGCTCTCAACGGACATTCACTGCGAACCAGGAAGAATAAGATCGGAAGCTCCCCTATAACGTCGTGTGATCATATGGGAATCAACGGCGTCATACATTTCACAAACAAG CTAATGATGCCACTGAAGTTGGGAGACGGGGAACAGGGAAATTCGAATGTTGACGTCTTCCTATATGGTGTCAACCTTTGA
- the mfas gene encoding midline fasciclin isoform X2 codes for MIYKIASLFLLFLFVDIQANSNEDSAGNTPKISRNITPFEDWLFSRLQSGIQSIMETPKFQPQLPALVYAPKADKKKESTTEKNEYPNLENMEEIEVVSTNVQTPKPPITELVDHYLWLNSGNEGLNDMFKIFEDFSKTSHWWKGENVCVEREEDGDMKLVTYPTTAINVQWCEESLTKYECMRRVQTDSESKTLRIRYQCCYGFRRKRSGNCEKIELLPLIEKIKQLNGTEFLIMAQNLGLMLRDRNLTVFLPSNEAFTDFTKNMLESNRLEILYNTARRRRNAGGITIKELMMGHMIEGFVELSQDEIYQSVYNSTLTVNDVLIRTDELPYMVNCAKILSLDNFASNGIIYKIDRVLIPVTKSIMQIIKYRQEFSTLSQVLEKTGLAKSLDGNEIWTMLAPTNKAFDKLQKKHPQMLQKLLKGDACTINILKHHLLSVTICSAALIIDHVNIKNAMGDVITFSRNSSDFGFENKFRVEDVAVSEGDIMATNGVIHAINDLLIPDSAIPISSLLEKKNLTMFLELIRKADMLEEIDNLSNVTFIIPTDNAIKNYLKNDEWNTKIEMLFNANKIKEEDKKELSSFIYHHILPEPLRSCDLENNMMMQPFGKFSPLRVNLYSTSPLLSNYNRGTVDCAKLLHFDNQQCDNILHQVDKPLINSNLTILDWVKSNPKLTTLYKVITGSDIEIILEKRNGITFLAPTNEAFENISIANYELFTKNKYTVNLVMKQYIFEDVMCCAGLHNSPWPLTQTIRALNGHSLRTRKNKIGSSPITSCDHMGINGVIHFTNKLISANDATEVGRRGTGKFEC; via the exons ATGATTTATAAAATAGCATCCCTGTTCTTATTattcctttttgtggatatccaAGCAAACAG CAATGAAGACTCGGCTGGTAATACACCTAAAATCAGTCGAAACATCACTCCGTTTGAAGATTGGCTTTTTAGTCGCCTCCAAAGTGGAATTCAATCAATAATGGAAACACCTAAATTTCAACCTCAACTACCAGCGTTGGTTTACGCACCCAAGGctgataaaaaaaa AGAATCTACCAccgaaaaaaatgaatatccTAATCTGGAAAACATGGAAGAAATCGAAGTGGTatcaacaaatgtacaaacgCCCAAGCCACCCATCACGGAATTGGTTGACCATTATTTGTGGTTGAACTCTGGCAATGAAGGTTTGAACGacatgtttaaaatatttgaagacTTCTCGAAGACGTCTCATTGGTGGAAAgg GGAAAATGTGTGCGTAGAACGTGAAGAAGATGGCGATATGAAACTAGTAACATATCCGACAACTGCAATAAATGTTCAGTGGTGCGAAGAATCACTAACCAAATACGAATGTATGCGAAG GGTTCAAACTGATAGTGAATCGAAAACTTTGAGAATCCGCTACCAATGCTGCTACGGTTTCCGCCGCAAACGATCTGGCAACTGCGAAAAA ATCGAACTTTTAccattaatagaaaaaataaaacaactaaACGGAACTGAATTCCTAATTATGGCACAAAATTTAGGACTAATGTTGAGAGACCGAAACCTAACAGTATTTTTGCCGTCTAATGAAGCATTCACAGACTTCACCAAAAATATGCTGGAAAGT AATCGATtggaaatattatacaataccgCGCGCCGTCGAAGAAACGCTGGAGGTATAACTATAAAAGAACTGATGATGGGACACATGATCGAAGGCTTCGTCGAATTATCCCAAGACGAAATATACCAAAG tGTATACAATTCCACGTTGACGGTTAACGACGTGTTAATAAGGACTGATGAATTGCCTTACATGGTCAACTGTGCAAAAATACTATCATTAGATAACTTTGCCTCTAACGGAATCATATACAAAATCGACAGAGTCTTG atCCCTGTCACAAAATCAATTatgcaaattataaaatatcgtCAAGAATTTTCAACTTTGAGTCAAG TGTTGGAAAAAACGGGTCTTGCTAAAAGCTTAGACGGCAACGAAATATGGACAATGTTAGCCCCGACAAATAAGGCTTtcgataaattacaaaaaaaacatccacAAATGCTGCAAAAACTATTGAAAGGAGACGCATGCACCATTA ACATTTTGAAACATCACTTGCTGTCTGTGACGATCTGTTCAGCTGCCTTAATTATCGACCATGTCAACATTAAAAACGCCATGGGTGATGTGATAACATTTTCTCGGAATTCCAGTGATTTCGGATTCGAAAATAAATTCAGA GTGGAAGATGTTGCTGTTTCCGAAGGGGACATAATGGCAACTAATGGTGTTATTCATGCCATCAATGATTTGCTAATACCCGATAGCG CTATTCCAATCTCGTCCTTGCTGGAGAAGAAAAATTTAACGATGTTCCTCGAACTGATACGCAAAGCTGACATGCTTGAAGAGATCGACAACCTGTCGAATGTGACATTTATAATTCCCACCGACAATGCCATCAAAAACTATTTGAAGAATGACGAATGGAACACCAAAATCGAGATGCTTTTCaacgcaaataaaataaaag AAGAAGACAAGAAGGAATTGAGTTCGTTCATATATCATCACATTCTACCAGAACCGTTGAGGAGTTGCGATCTAGAAAATAATATGATGATGCAACCATTCGGTAAATTTTCACCTCTCAGGGTCAATCTGTACTCAACG AGTCCGCTGCTGTCAAATTACAATCGTGGAACAGTCGACTGCGCCAAACTATTGCATTTCGATAATCAACAATGCGACAACATACTCCACCAGGTGGACAAGCCACTCATCAACAGTAACTTGACCATCTTGGATTGGGTGAAAAGCAATCCCAAGTTGACGACGTTGTATAAG GTCATCACCGGCTCAGACATCGAGATCATCCTGGAAAAAAGAAACGGCATCACCTTCTTAGCACCCACGAACGAAGCATTCGAAAACATATCGATTGCTAACTATGAGCTCTTTACGAAGAACAAATATACGGTCAACTTAGTGATGAAACAATACATATTCGAAG ATGTGATGTGTTGTGCCGGTCTTCACAATTCACCGTGGCCGCTAACACAAACCATACGAGCTCTCAACGGACATTCACTGCGAACCAGGAAGAATAAGATCGGAAGCTCCCCTATAACGTCGTGTGATCATATGGGAATCAACGGCGTCATACATTTCACAAACAAG TTGATTTCAGCTAATGATGCCACTGAAGTTGGGAGACGGGGAACAGGGAAATTCGAATGTTGA